The following proteins are encoded in a genomic region of Neomonachus schauinslandi chromosome 7, ASM220157v2, whole genome shotgun sequence:
- the PRSS38 gene encoding LOW QUALITY PROTEIN: serine protease 38 (The sequence of the model RefSeq protein was modified relative to this genomic sequence to represent the inferred CDS: deleted 1 base in 1 codon): protein MAAPLSDPRPVLGASPSAAPSLLLLLLLLPPAQAAAVAHRRPLSEAGALNPHVACGHRYIQGKIVGGMDALEGKWPWQVSVHYRGFHICGGTIIDEYWILSAAHCFDRDKNIEAFDIYVGLVDLRFVGNHTQWFEVNKVILHPTYEVYHPVGGDIALVQLKSRIVFSDSVLPVCIAPPDVNLHNVTCWSTGWGLISPQGRVPEKLQEVRVPLISLPLCQLLYGHLSHVMSDMLCAGDIWNVRTVCEGDSGGPLVCDFNHTWLQVGVVSWGRGCTYPVYPAVYARVSYFSKWIHYYREHTPLPSQPLPALSLMVGATVSVPVTMLAVLSML, encoded by the exons ATGGCCGCCCCGCTGTCTGACCCACGCCCGGTGCTTGGAGCGTCGCCGTCCGCGGCCCCCAgcctgctcctgctcctgctcctcctgccccccgCCCAGGCTGCAGCCGTGGCCCACAGACGCCCCCTGAGCGAGGCCGGCGCCTTGAACCCCCACGTGG CCTGTGGCCATCGTTACATACAGGGGAAGATTGTGGGGGGCATGGATGCCCTGGAGGGGAAGTGGCCATGGCAGGTCAGTGTGCACTACAGAGGCTTCCACATCTGTGGAGGGACCATCATCGACGAGTACTGGATCCTGTCGGCAGCCCACTGCTTCGATAG GGACAAGAACATTGAGGCGTTTGATATATATGTGGGCCTGGTGGACCTCAGGTTTGTAGGCAATCACACCCAGTGGTTTGAGGTGAACAAGGTGATCTTGCACCCTACATATGAAGTGTACCACCCTGTTGGAGGTGACATCGCCCTGGTGCAGCTGAAATCTCGCATTGTGTTTTCTGACTCTGTGCTCCCTGTCTGCATCGCA CCCCCAGATGTGAACCTTCATAATGTTACTTGCTGGTCTACAGGATGGGGACTCATCTCCCCACAAG GCCGCGTCCCAGAGAAGCTGCAGGAGGTACGCGTGCCTCTGATCTCATTGCCCCTGTGCCAGCTGCTCTACGGACACCTGTCACACGTTATGTCGGACATGCTGTGCGCCGGGGACATCTGGAACGTGAGGACCGTGTGTGAG GGTGACTCTGGGGGTCCGCTCGTCTGTGACTTCAACCACACCTGGTTGCAGGTTGGAGTCGTGAGCTGGGGCCGTGGTTGCACATACCCTGTGTATCCTGCAGTTTATGCCCGGGTCTCCTATTTCTCAAAGTGGATCCATTACTACAGAGAGCACACACCCCTGCCTTCTCAGCCGCTCCCCGCCCTCTCCCTCATGGTGGGGGCCACCGTCAGCGTCCCTGTGACCATGCTGGCTGTCCTGTCAATGTTGTGA